The DNA segment TTTAGTGCGCGATGCGGAAGGCCAACCCGTCACACGGACGGCAGGAGCGACGGCGGGGCAACGGCTCACACTGGAATGGCAGGACGGCAAGGCAGGCGTGACAGTGGAAAACGTCGCGCCTACTCCAGCACCCTGAGCATGGCGATCTCGTTGCAGTTCTCGAAGAAGGCGCAGCGCTGGCACTCACTCCAGACCTTCGGGTGAAGGTGGGTCTTGTCGATGCGCGTAAAGCCGCACTTCTCAAAAAAGACCTGCTGGTAGGTCCACGCGAACAGCGCGGGCAGGGCAATCTCACGCGCCTCCCGCTCGCAGGCTTCCACGAGTTGCTTGCCCAGCCCACGCCCCTGCATCTGGGGGTGGATGGCCAGACCGCGCACCTCGGCCAGATCGGGGGCCAGCAAGTGCAGACCACAGACGCCCGCCAGACCGCCGACCTGACCCTCATGGGCCTCGGCGAAGATCAGGTGAAAGTCCCGAATGGTCTCGGCCAGCAGCGCGCGTGAGCGCACCAGCATCTGCCCGCGCGCTGCCCAGTACCCGATCAGTTCGTGGATGGCTTCAATGTCCGACAGTCTGGCCTTGCGCCCATTCAGCGGCGCTTGCGGATGAATGTCGGGAATGGCGATGGAATCCAGGGAAAGGGTCATGGGCAACGCCTCTGTGATGCGAAAAAGCCCCTGACCCCAATCCGCCTTACGCCTTGCTGACTCCACTGGTCAGATCGCGCATCCAGGTGGTGTCGCCGGGGCGCTGGCCGCCCGCACGGTAAGCCTTGACCTGCGGGGCGTCGGGAATATCGCCCATGACCAGCGCCATCGGCACCTGGGTAAAGCCGAAGGTGCTCCAGTCGCCGCCACTGCTGAACATATAAACCGCGCGGTCCCCCCGGCCCTGCGCGTACTCGATGGCG comes from the Deinococcus sp. AJ005 genome and includes:
- a CDS encoding N-acetyltransferase; this translates as MTLSLDSIAIPDIHPQAPLNGRKARLSDIEAIHELIGYWAARGQMLVRSRALLAETIRDFHLIFAEAHEGQVGGLAGVCGLHLLAPDLAEVRGLAIHPQMQGRGLGKQLVEACEREAREIALPALFAWTYQQVFFEKCGFTRIDKTHLHPKVWSECQRCAFFENCNEIAMLRVLE